A single genomic interval of Mucilaginibacter boryungensis harbors:
- a CDS encoding alginate lyase family protein: protein MKFKLIMLLTAIALQKSYAQLPEVFLLNPTHMAAKKAAYKNNDAQVKAQVDRVVKIADEHLADKPASVMEKSLTPPNGSKHDYMSMAPYFWPDPSKADGLPYIRKDGQRNPEIKKIIDHALLSDLETRCKYLSLAYYFTHDEKYAVKTNDLLKVWFIDADTRMNPNLNYAQAVRGVNDGRGIGIIETRALANLADWMGLLAGSKSFPAQNLAAIKDWYKQYLNWMTTSKNGKDEHNAKNNHGTHYDVQEITFALFTGNNELAKQVLNAAKKRIDLQIEPNGEQKLELERTNALGYSTMNLDGWVNMAMLGDRAGVDLWNYTSTDGRSIKKAIDWLMPYALGTQPFKYQQINPYNKDEFYRPVLLMGLATKDQSYLKTAAILRKNESYLTDLLYN from the coding sequence ATGAAATTCAAACTTATTATGCTTTTAACGGCGATAGCGCTGCAAAAAAGTTATGCCCAGTTACCTGAAGTTTTTTTACTTAACCCAACGCATATGGCCGCTAAAAAAGCAGCCTATAAAAATAATGATGCACAGGTAAAAGCGCAGGTGGATAGGGTTGTGAAAATAGCCGACGAACATTTAGCTGATAAGCCGGCATCGGTAATGGAAAAATCGTTGACACCGCCAAACGGCAGCAAGCACGATTATATGAGCATGGCGCCATATTTTTGGCCAGATCCATCAAAAGCCGATGGCCTGCCTTATATCCGTAAAGATGGGCAGCGTAACCCCGAGATCAAAAAAATTATAGACCATGCCTTGTTAAGCGATTTGGAAACCCGCTGTAAATACCTGTCCCTGGCTTACTATTTTACGCATGATGAAAAATATGCTGTTAAGACAAATGATCTGTTAAAGGTTTGGTTTATTGATGCGGATACCCGTATGAACCCTAATCTTAATTACGCCCAGGCTGTTCGTGGTGTAAATGATGGCAGGGGTATAGGAATTATTGAGACCCGTGCTTTGGCCAACCTGGCCGACTGGATGGGTTTACTGGCCGGATCAAAATCATTTCCGGCACAAAACCTGGCTGCTATAAAGGATTGGTATAAGCAATACCTAAACTGGATGACTACCAGCAAAAACGGAAAGGACGAGCATAACGCTAAGAACAATCATGGTACGCATTACGATGTTCAGGAAATAACGTTTGCGCTATTTACCGGCAATAACGAACTGGCAAAACAAGTATTAAATGCTGCCAAAAAACGTATAGACCTGCAAATTGAACCAAACGGCGAGCAAAAACTGGAACTGGAGCGCACCAACGCCCTCGGCTACAGCACCATGAATTTGGATGGTTGGGTAAACATGGCTATGCTGGGCGATAGGGCTGGCGTAGACCTATGGAACTATACATCGACCGATGGCCGTAGTATTAAAAAAGCCATAGATTGGCTAATGCCTTACGCGTTGGGAACCCAGCCATTCAAATACCAGCAGATCAACCCCTATAATAAAGATGAGTTTTATCGCCCAGTGCTGTTGATGGGCTTAGCCACAAAAGATCAGTCGTATTTAAAAACTGCTGCCATCTTGCGCAAAAACGAGTCATACTTAACCGACCTGCTTTATAATTAA
- a CDS encoding ArnT family glycosyltransferase translates to MKKITESNAAAYTLILIAVTFLIRIWIAAYTGLGIGESYYFRGALNLNLSYFDQPPLFFWLSGVSVKLLGLNNLGLRFPAVLLFAGTSWLLFLITRRFFNVRAGFWAVVMMNLSAVFTIAIACWFQPDAPLMFFWLASAYVMVQIMFDPQNDKPNVNYHTKKIYLLWILVGILMGLATLSKYHVIFLFAGVFIFVGTNRNQRHWLTHPGPYLAIVIAFIFALPVLLWNYHNNWVSFVFQGSRAGTGEKFQLHPEWFLRSIAGQALWLLPWVWYPLVVQLVKSYKNRSKQVYSFNFWIAILPLVFFTVVTLWSNLQYHFHWQAPGYMMLFIPLGYAIDQKLNGPVKEGRGTRRLIRFSVCFTVITIGVLSLHMVTGFWQWYGPKWIVKTAHGDNVDPTIQGVDYDDIKVRFEKEGWLNNPRIFTGATRWWLTGKVDWAMRGQKPIICFSDDPRNLAFLVDPNKLIGQDAVLIGQEHEESINADAKPFFDEVKQLPDIAIMRSGRDELHLQVYYCRNFHLPKTPRNDLPLYHQLTGRPPFGK, encoded by the coding sequence ATGAAAAAAATAACTGAAAGCAACGCTGCCGCATATACCTTAATACTCATTGCTGTTACATTTTTGATCCGTATATGGATAGCCGCTTACACGGGGTTGGGCATTGGCGAATCTTATTATTTTCGCGGCGCGTTGAACCTTAACTTAAGTTATTTCGATCAACCGCCATTGTTTTTTTGGCTCAGTGGGGTAAGTGTTAAATTGTTAGGCTTGAATAATCTTGGCCTCCGTTTTCCGGCAGTGCTATTGTTTGCTGGCACCAGCTGGCTGCTGTTTCTTATCACCCGAAGGTTCTTTAACGTGCGCGCCGGTTTCTGGGCCGTGGTAATGATGAATTTAAGCGCGGTATTTACCATAGCTATTGCCTGCTGGTTTCAACCTGATGCCCCGCTGATGTTTTTTTGGCTGGCCAGCGCCTACGTGATGGTCCAGATCATGTTCGACCCGCAAAACGACAAGCCCAATGTTAATTATCATACTAAAAAAATATACCTGCTGTGGATATTGGTCGGCATATTAATGGGGCTGGCCACACTAAGCAAATACCATGTAATATTCCTGTTTGCTGGTGTATTTATATTTGTAGGTACAAATAGAAACCAGCGCCACTGGTTAACACATCCAGGGCCATACCTGGCTATTGTAATTGCCTTTATATTCGCGTTGCCGGTATTGCTGTGGAACTATCATAACAATTGGGTATCCTTTGTATTCCAGGGTTCCCGTGCAGGCACAGGCGAGAAATTTCAACTGCATCCCGAATGGTTTTTACGTAGCATAGCCGGGCAGGCATTATGGTTACTGCCATGGGTTTGGTATCCGCTGGTAGTGCAGCTTGTAAAATCGTACAAAAATCGCAGCAAACAGGTTTACAGCTTTAATTTTTGGATAGCCATATTGCCATTGGTGTTTTTTACGGTGGTAACGCTATGGTCAAACCTGCAATACCATTTTCACTGGCAGGCACCAGGGTATATGATGTTGTTTATCCCCCTGGGGTATGCGATAGACCAGAAATTAAATGGCCCGGTGAAAGAGGGCAGGGGCACACGTCGCTTAATACGCTTTTCTGTTTGTTTTACGGTGATCACTATTGGTGTATTGAGTCTGCATATGGTTACCGGTTTCTGGCAATGGTACGGCCCTAAATGGATAGTTAAAACCGCCCATGGCGATAATGTAGACCCTACCATCCAGGGTGTGGATTATGACGATATAAAAGTACGCTTTGAGAAAGAGGGCTGGCTGAATAACCCGCGGATATTTACCGGCGCTACCCGCTGGTGGCTAACCGGGAAAGTGGATTGGGCAATGCGTGGCCAAAAACCTATTATTTGCTTTAGTGATGACCCGCGTAACCTGGCATTTTTAGTTGATCCTAATAAATTGATAGGGCAGGATGCCGTATTGATAGGGCAGGAACACGAAGAAAGCATCAACGCTGATGCTAAGCCTTTTTTTGATGAGGTAAAGCAACTACCTGATATTGCCATTATGCGCAGCGGTAGGGACGAATTGCACCTGCAGGTATACTACTGCAGGAATTTCCACCTACCAAAAACTCCCCGGAATGACCTGCCATTGTACCATCAGCTTACCGGCAGGCCACCGTTTGGAAAGTAG